The region CGCCCGGGATCTCGCGCGGCGCGCCGAGGGTGCGGCGCATGAATTCGGGGAGATCGAGCCCGGCAGCTTCGGCAACCTCATCCATGAACGACTGCCACACGAACGACATGGCGTTCGAGGTGGGGGCGCGCAGCCAGCCGGTGGCGAGGTTGGTGGCCATGTAACTGACGCCGAGGTCGACGTTGGGCACGACCGGAGCGGGAAACTCGCTCGGCGCCATCTGTGCTGCGCGGATAGGCTTGCCGTCCTTGCCGAAGGTGACGAAGTGGTCCTTGAGCGCGGTCAGAGCGCCATTGGCATCGAGCCCGGCGGTGAAGCGGTGCCAGCCGGCGGGGCGGTAGAAATCATGGCGGAAATCGTCGGTGCGGTCGTAAAGGACCTTCACCGGCTTTCCGGGCATGGCCTTTGCGACCTGACCGGCTATGACCATGTAATCGTTCATCAGGCGACGGCCGAAGCCACCGCCGATCCGGGTCATGTGGATAGTCAGATCGTCTGTGGTCAGGCCGCAGAGCTTGGCGGTTTCCTCAGCTCCACCTGCGGGGCCTGGCTGGGTGCCCAGATCTCGAGCTTGCCGTTCTGGAACATCGCGGTGCAGTTCTGCGGTTCGAGCGATGCGTGGGCGAGGAACGGGTATTCGTAGTCCGCCTTGACGACCTTTGCCGCCTTGGCGAGCGTGGCGTCAGCATCGCCGGCCTTGAACAGGCTGGCTTGCGGCGCAGCGGCCACGATCCTGGCAGCGTCGGCTTCGTATTTTCCGGTAGAGAAGCCGGTGACGGCGGCATCGTCCCACTTCACGGTGAGCTTCTCGCGCGCCTTGCTGGCTTTCCACCAGCTGTCGGCGATCACGACCACCGTGTCGGACTTGCCCTGCGGAACGAAGCCGCTGTTGACGGCAACGACGCCGAGCACGCCGGGAATGGCCTTGACCGCCGCGTCATCGAACGAGGCGACCGTACCGCCGTGGGCGGGGCATTTGACGATGGCGGCGTGAACCATGCCCGGGAGGCTGGTGTCTATGCCGTAAAGCGGCTCGCCCTTGACGATCTTCGGCACGTCGACGCCGGGCTTGGACTTGCCGATGATCGTGAAGGTCTTCTCATCCTTCAACTGGACCTTGGCGAGATCGGGCGGGGTTTCGGTGGCGGCTGCCTTGGCAAGCGAGGCGTAGGTCAGGCTCTTGCCGGAGGAGGCCTGGATCACGGCGCCCTTGGCCGTGGTGAGGGTGGCCGGATCGACGCCCCACTTCTTTGCTGCGGCAGATACGAGCATGGCGCGGGCGGCGGCGCCGACTTGGCGCATAGGCAGCCAATTGCGCGGCGTGGCGGTGCTGCCGCCAGCGGTCTGTACGCCGAAGACCTTTTCGTTCGCGTCGGTCTGCTCGATGCGCACCTGCTCCCACGCGAGGTCCATTTCCTCGGCGATGAGCATCGGCAGCATGACCTTCACGCCCTGGCCGATTTCCGGGTTCTTTGCGCCGATGATTACGGTGTTATCGGCATTGATGCGCACGAAGGCGTTGAGGACGTCGGCGGGTGCGGTGGCCGTTGCAGCGGCGAGAACGACCGAAGCGTCAAGCGTCAGCGCCGTGCCGCCTGCCAGCGAGGCGGCGATGAAGGAGCGGCGGGAGAGGGCGATCTGGTCGCTCATGCTGCGGTCTCCTCGGCCGGAAGGCCGGCGGCGGTGCGGATGGCGGCGCGGATGCGCATGTAGGTGGCACAGCGGCAGATATTGCCGCTCATCCAGCCGTTAATATCCTCGGGCGTGGGCTTGGGATTCTGTTTGAGCAGGGCGGTGGCAGACATGATCTGCCCGGCCTGGCAATAGCCGCACTGCGGCACGTCGAGCGCGACCCATGCATCCTGCACCCGCTTGCCAAGTTCGTTGAGGCCGACGCCCTCGATCGTGGTGATCGACCTGCCGGCGGCATCGGCAATCGGCGTCTGGCAGGAGCGGACGGCATCGCCATCGAGGTGGACGGTGCAGGCGCCGCACAGCCCCGCGCCGCAGCCGAACTTGGTACCGGGCATGGCAAGGTCTTCGCGCAGGACCCAGAGCAGGGGTTTGTCGGCGTCCGCCTCCACCACGCGTTTGCGGCCGTTTACGGTGAGGGAAATGCTCATCGCCTGAAATCCTTGGAAATTCCGGAAAGACAAAGCGCGAAAGACAAGGCCATCGGCTCGTACCTCATCGAATCTGGACAGGCATCCGGAGATCGTCAAGCGCCTTGTTAATCAGGTCCAGGTTATACGGCGGGGTGACAACGGCATCCTTGGTGTTGGGCGCGGGTGGTGATATGCGCGAGGCAAGATGGCCGCGCTTCCCGAGACGTTTGATACTGATTTGCCTTCCGCACGGCGGCCGGGAACATACGTGCGTGGGACGGAAACGGTCGACGCGATCATCAAGGCGGCGCTCAGCGTCCTGATCGAAGAGGGCGCCGGAGCCTTCACGATCCGCCGCATCGCCGCGCAGTGCGGGATGAAGGTGGGGAACGTCAGCTATCATTTCCCGAAGAAGGAACTGCTGATCCAGACGCTGCTGGATGACATCATCGGCAATTACGACAAGCTGCTGGAGCGCACAGTGCGCCAGCCGGGGCTCGATGCCGAGGAGCGGTTGCGCCTGATCGTGGTGATGTGCCTTGATGACATTGCCGGCAAGCGCACCACGCGCCTGTTCACCGAACTGTGGGCGCTGGCCAACCACAACGAGTTCGTGGCCGATCGCGTGCGCCTGTTCTACCAGCGGGTGCATGAGTTCATTTCGGAATACGTTGCCGAGTTGAACCCCGCGCTAAGCCAGCAGGAAGTGCGGGACGTGGCGCTTTACATCAGCGCTTCGATGGAAGGGGCGACGCCGTTCCTCGGTTATGGCAAGCCGTGGGCCTCGCGGATGAGCGCTTATACCGCAATTGCGACACACGCGCTGGTATCGCTTGCCAAGTCGATAACTTCGGCGGAAATTGCCGGTCTGGCCGACCGCAGGTAGCGCATCCTTTCGCACACGCAAAAAAGGCGTTGACCGAATCTGGACATGCGTCAAGTCTCTGCCCTGCGGACTGGCAAAGGGGGCCGAGATGACGCTTGAACGCAAAGTGGCGCGAGTTGTTCTGGGTTCATTGCTGGCCGGAACGCTGGCAAGCGTTCATGCCAAGCCGGCATTCGCCGAAACCGTGGTGCCGGAGGCCGAAGAGCCCGGTGTGATGACCCTGGAGCCGCCCAAGGCGAGCTGGTTCTATGTCCGCGGGGGCTGGGGATCGGCAGGTTCGAGCATCTTCGATGCCGGGACCGGCAAGATGGTCGGCATGGTCAACACCAGCCGCGATTCCGATATGGCGATCGATCCAGCGGGCAAGTTCTATTACGTCGCCGAGACGATCTGGTCGAAGGTCAACCGTGGCACGCGCCAGGATCTGGTTTCGGTCTACGACAGCAAGACGCTGAAGCTGATCAGCGAGATCCCGACGCCGGGGCGCCTGATCGTCGGCGGGTTCACGACCAACTTCGTGCTGACCGACGACGGTAAGACCGCCTACGACTACAACTTCGATCCGGCCTCGTCAGTGAACATCATCGACATGGTGAAGCGCAAGTTCGTGCGTGCGGTGGAACTGCCGGGATGCGCAGGGATGATCCCCAATCCGGGCGTGGGGTTCTCTTCGCTCTGCGCCGACGGCACGATCGCGACAGTGGCAATCAAGGGCGCAACGCAGGACATCACGCGGACCGAGCCGTTCTTCGACGCTGCGGCAGACCCGATCTTTTCGAACACCGTCTATGATCGCAAGAAGAAGCAGGTGGTGATGGTCAGCTACACCGGCCTGATCCGCACGGCTTCGATCGGTGGCAAGGTTGAGGTAAGCGCGCCGTTTTCTATCCAGGAAGCGGGCGGGATGAAGCCAGCTGACGTCAAGCCGCTCGACATTGCCTGGTATCCCGGCGGGATGCAGCCGGTTGCGCTGCACAGGCCGAGCGGTACGCTGTGGGTGCTGATGCACAAGGGCGAATACTGGAGTCACAAGGAAGGCGCCGAGGAAATCTGGGGCGTCGATCTGGCGACGAAGAAGCTGGTCAAGCGCATCCCGGTGGAAGGCGAGCCGGGCAATATTCAGATCACACAGGACGATGCGGCGATGATCATGGTCAACGGCTACAAGGGCAAGGCGCTTGTCATCGATTCCAAGACAGGAGAGGTGAAGCACGAGATCGAGAACGCCGGTGGCGGCTTGATCACCGTCGTGGAGCCGATGTGATCACAGGTGAAGCCTTGAGCATGACTGCGGCAATGGGGATCGCGGGCAAGGCCGGCGCGATCGGCGTTGGCGCGGTGTTCGTCGGCGCGGGGATTGAGAAGTTGCGGAGCCGGCGGGTCTTTCCCGGTGTCGTCGCCAACTATCGTTTGCTGCCTGAGGCATTGGTCCCCGCGGTCGCGGCGACGCTGCCGGTTGCCGAAGTGGCGGTTGGGCTTGCGCTGATCGGCGGCGTTCGCTTTGCCGCTGTGCCCGCCGGTCTTTTGCTGCTGGTCTTTGCGGCGGCCATGGCGATCAACATTGGCAGGGGTCGTTCCAAAATTGATTGCGGTTGCGGCCGGTCGGAACTGCGCCAGCCCCTTAGCCGTGCGCTCGTGATGCGGAACATCGTGCTGGCTGGGCTGCTGGTGCCTGCACTGCTGCCGCAGCCGCCGTTCGCTTCGGCGCAATGGCTGATCGGACTCGCGGCCGGTGCAGCGCTTTATCTTCTGACCCTTCTGGCCAGCGCACTGGCGGCGCTGGCGCAAGGGCCTCTCGCCATGGAAAGGAATTCGCGATGATGACGGCACTGATCGTTGGACAGGTCCTGTCATGGCTGGTGATCATCGCCTTGGTGGTGGCACTGCTGGCGCTGGCGCGGCAAGTGGGTGTGCTGCACATGCGGGTGGCTCCGGCGGGCGCCTTGCAGACGAGTGGCGGGCCGGCAGTCGGGGGCAAGGCTCCGGCGGTTCCGGCTCATACGCTTGAAGGCAAGGACGTGATCGTCGGCGGGCCTGCCAAGGATGTGCCGTTGCGACTGCTGATGTTCGTTTCAGCAACGTGCCCGCTGTGCAAGGGCCTGATCCCGGCGGCACGCTCCTTTGCCAAGGACGAGCGGGTGGAACTGACCTTCGTCGGCGACGATGACGCGCAGGTGCAGCGCGGACTGATCGCGGCGCAGGGGCTGGAAAACTACCGTTTCATCAACGGTCCCGAGGTGGGGCAGGCGTTCGAAGTGGGCAAGCTGCCGTACGCGGTGCTTTTGGATGCGGAAGGGACGATCCTTTCCAAGGGGCTGGTCAACAGTCGCGAACATCTCGAGAGCCTGGTGGTGGCGCACGAAATGGGGATTGCCACAGTGCAGGATTACATCGGCAAGCTGAAGACTGTTGCCGCAGCTTGACGGCGCGGGCGCATCAAGGATCATAGGGGGCATTCGATGAAGCGTTTCAATCCCGATGCGATGGGCGAGAAGCTGTTGCGGCGCTTTGCCGGTGGAACCTCGCGTCGTGGCATGCTTGCGCGGATGGGGGCGGCGCTGGTGGCGGCGCCGGTCTTCCCGCTGCTGCCGGTGAGCCGTGCCGAAGCGGCCAAGCCTGACCGGTCGCCCGAGGCCAAGACGGCCTTTGCCCGCAGCGCGCAGACGACCGACCAGACCAAGTGCAACTACTGGCGCTATTGTGCGATCGATGGCGCGTTGTGCACCTGCTGCGGTGGCGGCATCCACACTTGCCCGGCAGGCGCAGAGCCTTCGCCGGTTTCATGGGTGGGATCTTGCATCAATCCCGATGACGGCAAGGCCTACATGATCGCCTACCGCGACTGCTGCGGGAAGCCTGCCTGTGGCCAGTGCAATTGCGACAATACCGACCGCGAGACGCAGCTCTACCTGCCGCAACTCAACAACAACGTGATCTGGTGCTTCGGTACGAGCAGCATGGAGTACCACTGCTCTACCGCGATGATGATCGGCGCGGCCTGAGGCGGACGGCGATGCGCGTGTTGGCCCTTGCCGGAGTTGTCGCAGCGTTGGCGAGTGCGATGCCAGCCGTATCCGCGGGCGATCCACGCGCCGAGACGGTCGCGAACGGTCTGGCGGCGATCGGCGATCCGGAACTGGCCAAGGCGGATTACGTCGAACATTGCGCGGGATGTCATGGGGTGCAGGGCCTTTCTGCGCCAGCCAAGTTGCCGGAGTTGCGTGGGCGCGTTGGCTACATGATGTGCACGGCCGACACGCGCGCCTATCTGTTGCGGCTGCCCAATATCGCCAAGAGCCGGATCAGCGACAATCAGCAACTCGCGGACATGCTCAACTTCATGGTCTTCGGCCTTGGCGGGACGAGCGTGTTGCCGGGCACCAAGCCGTTTACTGCCGCGGAAGTCGGCTACGAGCGCCGGTTTGCCTTGACCTCGGCCTCGCTGGTGCGCGAGCGAAAGCGGCACGTCGAGACGGCAATCGCCAAGTGTGGTGCGCCCGCTTCGTTCCGCAGCTTCTACGGCGGCAGCTGATCAGCGCGGGGCGAGGCCTGCGGTCAGGAAATCGACCAGCTTCTTCGCGATATCACGCTCTGACAGTTGGCCATCAGGACGATGCCAGCGCGAGGGGCCGTTCAATGCGCTGGCCAATGTGAGTGCAGCCAGTTTCGGCTCGCACGGCGAAACCGAACCATCGGCGATCCCTTCGGCCACCAGTTCACGCAAAGTCGCATCGATCCGACGCTTGCGCAGGCGGATGGACTCCCGGGCGTCTGGTGACAGTGCCTCGTTGGCGGTCAGGATGTTGCACCGCCCGAAGTCGTTCATGTTGATTTCGGCGTAGTCGGTCAGGAAGGCGCGGAGGCGGTCGAGGCCGCGTCCGTGATGAACGCGCGCCTCGTCTGCTGCAGCCAGCAACTGGTTCATGCCGATGGTGAGACATTCTACCAGCACCTGCTCCTTGTTGCCAAGGTAGTGATAGATCGTCGGCTTGGAGATGCCGAGGCTCGCTGCGACGTCGTCGAGCGAGGTCTGGTGGTAGCCTCGGGCGTTGAACATCCGCACCGCGGCCTCGAGCACGGCCATGCGCTTGGCTTCGCGCTCCTCGCTGCGTTCGGCGGCGGTCTTGAAGGGAGATCGTGCGGCCAAGAGCGGTACCCTGCGTGTTCTGCCAGTTGGAAATTGCGCCAAGTCGGCGCTTCTGTCGCGCGCAGGGTAGGGCAATGCGGCGATTGACTCCATACCCTTTGGAACAATACTTACTCGTGAGTAGATATTGTTCTGGTCGGTTCTGACTTGTGACAGAACTGATTGAAGGAAGGGATGCATAGGCTATGGAAATCAAGGGGCTGGCAGCAATCGTGACGGGTGGCGCCTCTGGTCTGGGTGGGGCAACAGCGGCTCGACTCGCTGAACTGGGTGCCAAGGTTGCGATATTCGATCTGAACGAGGATCTGGGCCGCGCCCATGCAGAGGCCATCGGCGGCACGTTCTTCAAGGTCGACGTCACCGATGAGGATGCAGTGGACAACGCCATCCTCGAGGCCGAGGCGATGAACGGCAAGGCTCGGATCCTGGTGAATTGCGCCGGGATCGGGCCGCCCGCGAAGGTCATCGGGCGCGATGGCAAGGCGATCCCACTCAAGGATTTTTCCAAGATCATCCAGATCAACCTGATCGGCACCTTCAACGTGCTGTCGAAGTTTGCGGCCCGCATTTTCGATGCCGAGCAGGTTGGCGAAGAGCGCGGCGTGATCGTCAACACCGCCAGCGTTGCTGCGTTCGAAGGACAGATCGGGCAGGCGGCCTATGCGGCATCCAAGGGTGGTGTCGTCGGCATGGCGCTGCCGATTGCGCGCGAATTTGCCCGCTATGGCATCCGCGTGAATACCATCGCCCCGGGCCTGTTCCTGACGCCGCTGCTGCAATCGCTGCCGCAGGAAGCGCAGGACTCGCTTGGGAGCCAAGTCCCGTTCCCGAGCCGTCTCGGCAAGCCTGAAGAATACGCGCGCATGGTCGAGAGCATCGTGACCAACCCGATGCTCAACGCCGAAGTTATCCGCCTGGACGGCGCGATCCGCATGGCGCCGCGCTGAGAACTGTCAACCGATCCCGCGATTGAGGAGTAAAGCAGAATGGCAATTGGCATCGGCATGGACGCCGCATTGGAAATCGCGGATCGGGTGGAGCGGTTCGTTCGCGAGGAAGTGATCCCGTATGAAAGCGATCCGCGCCGTGACGATCACGGCGCGCCGCTTGACGAGATGGTCATGGAAATGCGCGAGAAGGCGCGCGCGGCGGGCGTGCTGACGCCGCACATCCTGGCCGATGGGCGCCACCTCAGCCAGCGCGAGACGGCGGTCGTGCTGATCCGCTCAGGGCTTTCGCCGCTGGGGATGCTGGCGGTAAACACGCAGGCACCGGACGAGGGCAACATGTACCTGCTCGGCAAGGTTGGCAGCCCTGAATTGAAGGAGCGCTTCCTCAAGCCGCTGGTTTCGGGCGAGGCGCGTTCGGCGTTCTTCATGACCGAGCCTGCCGAGACCGGCGGGGCGGGCTCGGACCCGTCGATGATGCAGACGACCTGCCGCCGCGATGGCAATCACTGGGTAATCAACGGCCGCAAGGCGTTCATCACCGGCGCCAAGGGCGCCAAGGTCGGCATCGTCATGGCCAAGGACGAGGAGGGCGGCGCATGCATGTTCCTCGTCGACCTGCCGGACCCGGCGATCGAGATCGTGCGCGTGCCCAATACCATCGACAGCAACATGCCGGGCGGCCATGCGGTGATCGATATCAAGGACCTTCGCGTGTCGGCGGACCAGATGCTGGGCGAGCCGGGCGAGGGCTTCAAGTATGCGCAGGTGCGCCTGAGCCCGGCGCGGCTTTCGCACTGCATGCGTTGGCTGGGTGGGTGCATCCGCGCGCAGGAGATCGCCTCGGACTACGCCAACCGTCGCATGGCGTTCGGCAAGCAACTGATCGATCACGAAGGCGTCGGCTTCATGCTGGCCGAGAACATGATCGACCTGAAGCAGGCTGAACTGATGATCGACTGGTGCGCAGGCGTGCTCGATACCGGCTCGCTCGGTACTGTCGAAAGCTCGATGGCCAAGGTTGCAGTGTCCGAGGCGTTGATGCGCGTGGCGGACAAGTGCGTGCAGGTGATGGGCGGAACGGGCGTGACGACCGATACGATCGTCGAGCAGATGTTCCGCGAAGTGCGAGCGTTCCGCATCTATGACGGCCCGACAGAGGTCCACAAGTGGAGCCTTGCCAAGAAGATCCGCCGCGATTGGCGTCATGCGCAGGCAGGAGCGGCGCACTGATGAGCGGCACGGCGCAGGAGGCAAACGCGGGCACCACCCCGGTACGCGAGGGCTATCGCTTCGACGAGGCGGCGCTTGCACAGTGGATGGAAGCCAATGTCGAGGGGTTCTCTGGGCCTCTCGAGGTGGAGCAGTTCAAGGGCGGGCAATCGAACCCGACCTACAAGCTGATCACGCCCGGCCGCGCCTATGTCCTGCGCCGGAAGCCACCTGGACCAGTGTTGAAAGGGGCGCACGCGGTCGAGCGGGAGGCGAAGGTGCTCTCGGCGCTCGGGTCTGTCGGCTTTCCGGTGGCGCACGTCCATGGGTTGTGCACCGATGAAAGCGTCATCGGCAGCTGGTTCTACGTGATGGAGATGGTCGAGGGCCGCATCTTCTGGGACGCGACTTTTCCTGACGTTTCCCGCGAGGCGCGTCCGGCCTATTTCGACGCTATGAACGCAACGATCGCGCAGTTGCACTCGATCGATCACGAAGCGGTGGGGCTGGGTGACTATGGCAAACCCGGCAACTACTTCGCGCGGCAGGTCGGCCGCTGGTCGAAGCAGTACCTCGAGGACGAACTTGCCGGCCGCGATCCGAACATGGATGCGCTGGTCGAGTGGTTGCCGACCGCCATTCCCGAAGGCGACGAGACAAGTGTCGTTCACGGCGACTTTCGCTGCGACAACATGATCTTTCACCCCACAGAGCCCCGCGTGATTGCCGTGCTCGACTGGGAGCTTTCGACGTTGGGGCATCCGCTGGCCGACTTTGCCTATCACGCGATGATGTACCACATGCCGCCGAACATCGTGGCCGGGCTGGAAGGGGTGGATCTGACTGCGTTGAATATCCCCAGCGAGGCCGAATACGTCGCTGCCTATTGCCGTCGGACAGGGCGAGACTCGATTGCCTCGTGGGATTTCTACGTGGCCTTCAACTATTTCCGGCTCGCCGCGATCTTCCATGGCATCAAGGGGCGCTACCTTCGGGGCACTGCCTCATCGGCGCATGCCAGGGACCGCGCAGAGGCATTTCCCGTTCTTGCGCGGCTGGCGAGGGAGGCCATGGCGCGCTGTCAGTAAGTGATTGGTTCGAATCCGAACCTTAACAGTTCTTGGTGATTTGCCAGCCGCGACGATTTTTGTGTCTGCCGAACGCGCGTTGCGTTTCGTCGTTTTGGCGAGGGAACTTGCCGCCGATTCGGCGACGGTAGGATACCGCGAGGCAGGCTCAAAAGTGCGCAGGCACTGGACTTGGCGATACTGCCAAAGTGGATGCGATTGATTCTGTCGGCGCCAGTGCGCGGGCATGCTGCAGCGCGAAGGCGTGGCCTGACTAACTGTCAGAGAGGTAAGTAAATCTCCGCGGCAAGCGTCTGCATCTGTCTCCACCCTGGTTTCCGGTTGTTCATTTCCGGTGCAATCTTCCCTTTCTGCGGGCGAATTCGCGGTTAGGAGTTGCCTGACAACAGGGTCCGTCAGGTTGTGCGGGGCAACAGGAACAGTCTACGCCATGCAAGTAGCAGCCAAGCCACTAGTCGAAGTCTTCGAAGCCTTGTCGACTGCGCTCGACGAACTCGACACCCACGGTGAAGCCATGGCCGCGCTCCATCTCGCCATGGCAGTGGAATGCCTCGCCCACAGGCTGGAGGACGACGTTCCGCAGGCTCCGCTGAAGCCCCGACCTGTTCTTCGCCTCATCAAGAACGACTGAGCCACCAAGGGCGCGTTGTCGAACAACGGTTGAACCTCGCCGCGAACTGTCGCGCGCTCGCGCCAATTCGTCGCAACTGCATTGTCTATCTTTACGATAGAGATAATTGGTCCTGACGGCGCCAATTGCGCAACAGCCTCCTGCATCGACAAAAGGAAAGCTTTGCGCCGCAACAGACGAAGTTTAATGTCTACTAAAAAACTTGAGTATAGAAGCTGGGCAACGGCGGCGAGTCGCCGGACACTGCGCAAGAAAGGGGTATTGCAATCATGCGAGCACAATCGACGGGCACCCTTCGCGCCAACAGGATCGAACGGGGAATGACCGAACCGACCAAATCAGGGGCTGGCAATCAGGGTGAATCCGAAAGCCATCTCGAGGAAAGCATTGCCAGCGTGCGCGAAGCCCTGACCGGGCTGCGTTATGGGGCCGTGCAACTGACCGTCCACGAAGGACGTGTCGTCCAGATCGACGTGACCGAGAAGCGACGGCTCAAGCCGAACTGATCGCCCCGCGCATCCAATACCAAAAACACACAGAACTACCGCACCGCTGACCGGACAACCGGAAGCATCGTTCGGGAACACATGAGGTCCTACGATGAATTTCCGCGTCCTTCTCGCGGGTGGCGTTGCGCCGCTCGCCCTGGCTTCGCACGGCGTCTACGCTGCCGAAGCGCCTGCCACCACCACCGCTGCAGTGCCCGCGCCCGAGGACGCCCAGACGACTTCCGTCGGAACGGGGGCCAGTGACAGCGGCGAGATCGTCGTCACAGCGCGTCGGCGCCAAGAAACGGCGCAGGACGTCCCGTTGGCGATCTCCGTCGTCGGCGGCGAGCATATCGACAATACCGGCGCCTTTAACGTCGGCCGTTTGCAGCAGTTGACGCCAACGCTGCAGTTCTACTCCTCGAACCCGCGCAACACCGCGGTGAACATTCGCGGCCTTGGCGCGCCGTTCGGCCTGACCAACGATGGCATCGAGCAGGGCGTCGGCATCTACATCGACGACGTCTATAACGCGCGCGTTGCCTCGGCGACGTTCGATTTTCTCGACGTGAAGCAGATCGAGGTCCTGCGCGGGCCGCAGGGCACGCTTTATGGCAAGAACACGACTGCCGGTGCGATCAACATCACCACCAACCAGCCGACCTTCGACTTCGAAGGCAAGGCCGAAGTCAGCATCGGCAACCTGAACTTCGTGCAGGCAAAGGCTGCCGTCTCTGGGCCAGTCACGGATACGCTGGCGGCGCGCCTGGCGGTGTCATCGACCAACCGCCGCGGCACGATCTATAATGTGACCTCCAAGCAGTGGATACAGGGGCAGGACAACCTTGGTCTTCGGGGCCAGTTGCTGTTCAAGCCTACCGAAGCGCTGAGCATCACGCTTGCCGGTGATTACAGCGAACAGGACGCCGCCTGCTGCGGTTCGGTCTATGTCCGGACAGGGACGACGCAGCGTGCTGCCAACCGCCAGTTTGCAGCGCTTGCGGCGGCACAGGGCTACACCGTGCCAAGCACCAATCCCTATGACCGGTTGACCGATCTGGACGCCACACTGCAGGCCGGCAACAAGATCGGCGGCGTGTCGCTCAAGGCCAAGTGGGACATCGGGCCGGGCACGCTGACCTCGGTCACGGCGTGGCGCTTCTGGGACTGGAAGCCACAGAACGACCGTGATTTTACCGGCCTGCCGATTGTAACCAAGTCGCAGAACCCTTCGCAGCAGGACCAGTACACGCAGGAATTGCGCTACAACTACAGCTCCGACCGCCTCGATTTCGTGCTTGGTGCCTTCGGGTTCT is a window of Novosphingobium sp. THN1 DNA encoding:
- a CDS encoding cytochrome C; protein product: MPAVSAGDPRAETVANGLAAIGDPELAKADYVEHCAGCHGVQGLSAPAKLPELRGRVGYMMCTADTRAYLLRLPNIAKSRISDNQQLADMLNFMVFGLGGTSVLPGTKPFTAAEVGYERRFALTSASLVRERKRHVETAIAKCGAPASFRSFYGGS
- a CDS encoding MauE/DoxX family redox-associated membrane protein; its protein translation is MGIAGKAGAIGVGAVFVGAGIEKLRSRRVFPGVVANYRLLPEALVPAVAATLPVAEVAVGLALIGGVRFAAVPAGLLLLVFAAAMAINIGRGRSKIDCGCGRSELRQPLSRALVMRNIVLAGLLVPALLPQPPFASAQWLIGLAAGAALYLLTLLASALAALAQGPLAMERNSR
- a CDS encoding methylamine utilization protein MauD, with translation MTALIVGQVLSWLVIIALVVALLALARQVGVLHMRVAPAGALQTSGGPAVGGKAPAVPAHTLEGKDVIVGGPAKDVPLRLLMFVSATCPLCKGLIPAARSFAKDERVELTFVGDDDAQVQRGLIAAQGLENYRFINGPEVGQAFEVGKLPYAVLLDAEGTILSKGLVNSREHLESLVVAHEMGIATVQDYIGKLKTVAAA
- a CDS encoding SDR family NAD(P)-dependent oxidoreductase translates to MEIKGLAAIVTGGASGLGGATAARLAELGAKVAIFDLNEDLGRAHAEAIGGTFFKVDVTDEDAVDNAILEAEAMNGKARILVNCAGIGPPAKVIGRDGKAIPLKDFSKIIQINLIGTFNVLSKFAARIFDAEQVGEERGVIVNTASVAAFEGQIGQAAYAASKGGVVGMALPIAREFARYGIRVNTIAPGLFLTPLLQSLPQEAQDSLGSQVPFPSRLGKPEEYARMVESIVTNPMLNAEVIRLDGAIRMAPR
- a CDS encoding TetR/AcrR family transcriptional regulator; the protein is MRGTETVDAIIKAALSVLIEEGAGAFTIRRIAAQCGMKVGNVSYHFPKKELLIQTLLDDIIGNYDKLLERTVRQPGLDAEERLRLIVVMCLDDIAGKRTTRLFTELWALANHNEFVADRVRLFYQRVHEFISEYVAELNPALSQQEVRDVALYISASMEGATPFLGYGKPWASRMSAYTAIATHALVSLAKSITSAEIAGLADRR
- a CDS encoding amine dehydrogenase large subunit → MTLERKVARVVLGSLLAGTLASVHAKPAFAETVVPEAEEPGVMTLEPPKASWFYVRGGWGSAGSSIFDAGTGKMVGMVNTSRDSDMAIDPAGKFYYVAETIWSKVNRGTRQDLVSVYDSKTLKLISEIPTPGRLIVGGFTTNFVLTDDGKTAYDYNFDPASSVNIIDMVKRKFVRAVELPGCAGMIPNPGVGFSSLCADGTIATVAIKGATQDITRTEPFFDAAADPIFSNTVYDRKKKQVVMVSYTGLIRTASIGGKVEVSAPFSIQEAGGMKPADVKPLDIAWYPGGMQPVALHRPSGTLWVLMHKGEYWSHKEGAEEIWGVDLATKKLVKRIPVEGEPGNIQITQDDAAMIMVNGYKGKALVIDSKTGEVKHEIENAGGGLITVVEPM
- a CDS encoding methylamine dehydrogenase light chain, which gives rise to MKRFNPDAMGEKLLRRFAGGTSRRGMLARMGAALVAAPVFPLLPVSRAEAAKPDRSPEAKTAFARSAQTTDQTKCNYWRYCAIDGALCTCCGGGIHTCPAGAEPSPVSWVGSCINPDDGKAYMIAYRDCCGKPACGQCNCDNTDRETQLYLPQLNNNVIWCFGTSSMEYHCSTAMMIGAA
- a CDS encoding TetR/AcrR family transcriptional regulator — translated: MAARSPFKTAAERSEEREAKRMAVLEAAVRMFNARGYHQTSLDDVAASLGISKPTIYHYLGNKEQVLVECLTIGMNQLLAAADEARVHHGRGLDRLRAFLTDYAEINMNDFGRCNILTANEALSPDARESIRLRKRRIDATLRELVAEGIADGSVSPCEPKLAALTLASALNGPSRWHRPDGQLSERDIAKKLVDFLTAGLAPR
- a CDS encoding molybdopterin cofactor-binding domain-containing protein, which codes for MSDQIALSRRSFIAASLAGGTALTLDASVVLAAATATAPADVLNAFVRINADNTVIIGAKNPEIGQGVKVMLPMLIAEEMDLAWEQVRIEQTDANEKVFGVQTAGGSTATPRNWLPMRQVGAAARAMLVSAAAKKWGVDPATLTTAKGAVIQASSGKSLTYASLAKAAATETPPDLAKVQLKDEKTFTIIGKSKPGVDVPKIVKGEPLYGIDTSLPGMVHAAIVKCPAHGGTVASFDDAAVKAIPGVLGVVAVNSGFVPQGKSDTVVVIADSWWKASKAREKLTVKWDDAAVTGFSTGKYEADAARIVAAAPQASLFKAGDADATLAKAAKVVKADYEYPFLAHASLEPQNCTAMFQNGKLEIWAPSQAPQVELRKPPSSAA
- a CDS encoding (2Fe-2S)-binding protein, with the translated sequence MSISLTVNGRKRVVEADADKPLLWVLREDLAMPGTKFGCGAGLCGACTVHLDGDAVRSCQTPIADAAGRSITTIEGVGLNELGKRVQDAWVALDVPQCGYCQAGQIMSATALLKQNPKPTPEDINGWMSGNICRCATYMRIRAAIRTAAGLPAEETAA